In Nicotiana tabacum cultivar K326 chromosome 17, ASM71507v2, whole genome shotgun sequence, one DNA window encodes the following:
- the LOC142172162 gene encoding uncharacterized protein LOC142172162, whose product MSNKVYTGGYNGGGQPNTSSNGSNEVTMVEDRLILILMEVIDLETHLVKGKGGAQNAQANSVTSSSIPTSESQGQGHQTPTSLAHFFTQEQYQQIIHLLNKDKEAEPVANAVTTGITDKKVQNILHIPEFKYNLLSVSKLTKKLQCLAAFYPDFCIFQELSSRKMLEIGKEELDTVEVIKNFIAMASTQFDHKLKCLRTDKGTEVFNDQMQTLLKTQGKSPFEKFFQRSPSLQHLRVFGSLCYATTMKKEDKFCHRATPAGHCVQRRSVPPSSMSSSASPLFPVLEFVEQPIQPSSSSDDSSSADADFPAASSSQNYTDAVETSSPSISVPQDHGQSNLSSPISPYASACEPSAPSIVLRKTSRTTKPPVWLEDYVVPPKKSAYPMSNYVSYDQLSSAYKTSLATFSAIVEPKFFLEASRDPKWVEAMQAEITALEENNTWSIVPLSPVKVPISCKWVLKVKYKSSGEVERYKARLVAKGYSKQEGLDYTETFSPVAKWLL is encoded by the exons ATGAGCAATAAGGTGTATACTGGAGGTTACAATGGTGGAGGACAGCCTAATACCAGTTCAAATGGCTCAAATGAGGTTACAATGGTAGAGGACAGACTAATACTAATTCTAATGGAGGTTATAGACCTAGAAACTCATTTGGTAAAGGG aaaaggagggGCACAAAATGCTCAGGCTAACAGTGTGACAAGTTCTAGTATTCCAACTTCAGAGTCACAAGGTCAAGGACATCAGACACCAACTTCTCTAGCTCACTTCTTTACTCAGGAACAGTACCAGCAGATTATACATTTGCTGAACAAGGATAAGGAGGCTGAACCTGTTGCCAATGCTGTCACTACAGGGATAACGG atAAAAAGGTTCAGAACATTCTCCACATTCCAGAGTTTAAATATAATCTCCTCTCAGTGTCCAAACTCACAAAGAAGTTGCAATGTCTAGCAGCATTTTACCCTGATTTCTGTATCTTTCAGGAACTCTCAAGTAGGAAGATGTTGGAGATTGGTAAGGAAGAGCTGG ATACTGTTGAGGTGATTAAAAACTTTATAGCAATGGCCTCAACACAGTTTGATCACAAACTCAAATGCCTAAGAACAGACAAAGGCACAGAGGTTTTTAATGACCAGATGCAGACCTTGTTGAAGACTCAAG GCAAATCTCCCTTTGAGAAGTTTTTCCAAAGAAGTCCTTCATTACAGCATCTGAGAGTATTTGGCAGCCTTTGTTATGCCACTACTATGAAGAAAGAGGATAAGTTTTGCCACAGAGCAACTCCAGCT GGACACTGTGTTCAAAGAAGAAGTGTTCCCCCTTCAAGCATGTCTTCTAGTGCTTCTCCCTTATTTCCTGTATTGGAGTTTGTAGAACAACCTATACaaccatcttcttcctctgatgATTCTTCTTCTGCTGATGCTGATTTTCCTGCAGCCTCTTCTAGCCAGAACTATACTGATGCAGTTGAGACCTCTTCTCCTTCTATCTCAGTTCCTCAAGATCATGGTCAGTCTAATCTATCCTCACCAATTTCTCCTTATGCCTCAGCCTGTGAACCATCTGCCCCTTCCATAGTACTCAGGAAGACCTCTAGGACCACCAAGCCACCTGTGTGGCTAGAAGATTATGTTGTTCCACCAAAGAAGTCTGCATATCCAATGTCAAACTATGTGTCTTATGATCAGTTGTCCTCTGCTTATAAAACTTCCCTTGCTACATTCTCAGCTATTGTAGAACCCAAATTCTTCTTAGAAGCCAGTAGGGAtcccaagtgggttgaggctatgCAAGCTGAAATCACAGCTCTTGAAGAAAACAATACCTGGTCTATTGTTCCTCTTTCTCCTGTCAAGGTTCCTATAAGTTGCAAGTGGGTGCTTAAAGTCAAATACAAGTCATCTGGTGAAGTGGAGAGATATAAGGCCAGGCTGGTGGCCAAGGGCTACAGTAAACAAGAAGGGTTGGACTACACAGAAACCTTCTCTCCTGTAGCCAAATGGTTACTGTGA